From the Microaerobacter geothermalis genome, one window contains:
- the mraY gene encoding phospho-N-acetylmuramoyl-pentapeptide-transferase, with translation MFTRILLFSLGAAFILAVLLGPLFIPVLRRLKFGQSIREEGPKNHMKKSGTPTMGGTIILLAISFTVLKFANQTTDLFLLIFVTLGYGLLGFLDDFIKVVMKRNLGLTAKQKLFGQLLVAGAFYYFLMVTGHSTVVYLPGENVGIDIGWLYLPLVILIILGTSNAVNLTDGLDGLLAGTSAIAFGAYAIIASVMTQPNLAIFSAAVVGAVMGFLVYNAHPAKVFMGDTGSLALGGALGALAILTKTELLLIIIGGVFVIETLSVLIQVISFKTRGKRIFRMSPIHHHFELGGWSEWKVVVSFWLAGLVFAGIGVYIEVLM, from the coding sequence TTGTTTACTAGAATTTTGCTTTTTTCCTTAGGTGCTGCTTTCATCTTAGCAGTTCTTTTAGGCCCTCTTTTCATTCCAGTGTTGCGACGTTTGAAATTTGGCCAAAGCATTCGTGAAGAAGGACCTAAAAATCATATGAAAAAATCTGGTACTCCTACCATGGGAGGTACCATTATTTTATTGGCCATTTCCTTTACGGTATTAAAATTTGCCAATCAAACAACAGATCTTTTTTTGCTGATATTTGTCACATTGGGATATGGACTCCTCGGATTCCTTGATGATTTTATCAAGGTTGTAATGAAGAGAAATCTGGGACTTACGGCTAAACAAAAACTGTTTGGCCAGCTTTTGGTTGCCGGAGCCTTTTATTATTTTTTGATGGTGACCGGACATTCCACCGTGGTCTATTTACCCGGTGAAAACGTAGGAATAGACATCGGATGGTTATATCTTCCATTGGTGATCCTGATCATCTTGGGAACATCTAATGCAGTCAATTTAACGGATGGGTTAGACGGTTTGTTAGCTGGTACCAGTGCCATTGCTTTTGGAGCTTACGCCATTATTGCATCGGTCATGACCCAGCCCAATTTGGCCATTTTTAGTGCTGCGGTGGTAGGGGCGGTCATGGGATTTCTCGTGTATAATGCCCACCCGGCAAAGGTGTTTATGGGTGACACCGGTTCCCTTGCGCTAGGAGGGGCGTTGGGAGCCCTAGCGATTTTAACGAAGACAGAGCTTCTTTTGATCATCATCGGCGGAGTCTTTGTCATTGAAACGTTGAGTGTTCTAATTCAAGTGATTTCGTTTAAAACCAGAGGAAAACGGATTTTCCGTATGAGCCCAATCCATCACCATTTTGAACTGGGCGGATGGTCTGAATGGAAGGTGGTTGTTTCATTTTGGCTAGCAGGCCTAGTATTTGCCGGAATTGGCGTGTATATTGAGGTGTTGATGTGA
- the murD gene encoding UDP-N-acetylmuramoyl-L-alanine--D-glutamate ligase — translation MGREWIQPKYQGKNIVVIGTGKSGLAVAKLLHDVGAQVTINDRRERQSCQGIEELEQMGIICICGSHPDDVIHPQIDLVVKNPGVPYESPPIAKAMQLSIPVITEVEVAYDFIDVPFIAITGSNGKTTTTTLVGEMLKKGSFYPTVAGNIGRALSEVVLQEEQLSVIVAELSSFQLAGIQHFRPQIGCLLNLYPAHLDYHHTIEEYAKAKMNLFINQTKDDVAVLNWNSSLIRSLSHQIPSQKVWFSTSHEVPQGAFFQRGQLFYRPQREETILLMDRQEVALKGSHNVENALAAAAISLQWGVQPEHVVEVLKTFQGVEHRLEFVTELNGVKFYNDSKATNPQAAISSITSFTEPVVLIAGGLDRGIDFMELVPVFKEHVKGLITYGQTSEKLKKAGELAGLDRIKTVENVSSAAEASLSFAASGDVVLLSPACASWDMYSSFEERGSMFKQAVHRLVKEGL, via the coding sequence ATGGGAAGAGAATGGATTCAGCCAAAATACCAAGGGAAAAACATTGTCGTGATTGGTACCGGTAAGAGTGGACTAGCTGTTGCCAAACTTCTTCACGATGTGGGAGCTCAAGTTACGATTAATGATCGAAGAGAGCGTCAAAGCTGTCAAGGGATAGAGGAATTAGAACAGATGGGAATTATTTGTATTTGTGGTTCTCATCCCGATGATGTTATTCATCCTCAGATTGATCTTGTGGTGAAAAATCCCGGTGTCCCTTATGAATCTCCGCCGATTGCTAAAGCGATGCAACTATCGATACCTGTAATCACTGAAGTGGAAGTGGCTTATGATTTTATCGATGTCCCTTTTATCGCGATCACCGGTTCCAACGGCAAAACAACCACCACAACATTGGTAGGAGAGATGTTAAAAAAAGGAAGTTTTTACCCTACGGTAGCCGGAAATATCGGCAGGGCGTTAAGCGAAGTTGTCCTTCAAGAAGAACAGCTATCTGTCATTGTGGCTGAATTAAGCAGTTTTCAACTGGCAGGGATCCAGCATTTCCGCCCGCAAATAGGATGCTTGTTAAACCTTTATCCTGCCCATTTGGATTATCACCATACCATTGAAGAGTATGCAAAGGCGAAGATGAATCTGTTTATCAATCAGACAAAGGATGATGTGGCGGTTTTGAATTGGAATTCTTCCCTGATACGATCACTTTCCCATCAGATCCCGTCACAAAAGGTGTGGTTTAGTACCTCCCATGAGGTCCCCCAGGGTGCTTTTTTTCAACGTGGCCAATTATTTTATCGACCCCAGAGAGAAGAGACGATTCTTTTGATGGATCGGCAGGAAGTTGCCTTAAAAGGTAGCCATAATGTGGAAAATGCCCTGGCGGCAGCTGCTATCTCTCTGCAATGGGGAGTTCAACCGGAACATGTGGTGGAGGTTTTAAAAACATTTCAAGGAGTGGAACATAGACTTGAATTTGTGACTGAGCTGAATGGTGTAAAATTTTATAATGATTCTAAAGCAACCAATCCTCAGGCAGCCATTTCTTCTATCACGTCATTCACTGAACCGGTTGTTCTGATTGCAGGGGGATTAGACCGGGGAATCGATTTTATGGAATTGGTTCCTGTTTTCAAGGAACATGTGAAGGGATTAATTACCTATGGCCAAACATCGGAAAAACTGAAAAAAGCAGGGGAACTGGCAGGGTTGGACCGGATAAAAACCGTCGAAAATGTAAGTAGTGCCGCGGAGGCGTCACTTTCATTTGCAGCCAGCGGTGATGTGGTGCTGCTATCTCCGGCATGTGCCAGTTGGGATATGTATTCTTCCTTTGAGGAGAGGGGAAGCATGTTTAAACAAGCTGTGCATAGACTTGTAAAAGAAGGCCTTTAG
- the spoVE gene encoding stage V sporulation protein E, which yields MSKARVYPDFFIIAASLGLLSIGVVMVYSSSAVLSFYQQGDMYFYVKRQFLFAALGVIAMIITMNVDYWIWRKWAKTGLILCFFLLVIVLIPGVGLVRGGASSWLGVGAFSLQPSEFMKLTMILFLSKWLSEHQKQMIFFTKGIIPPLSIVGFAFALIMMQPDLGTGTILVGTAVLMIYVAGARLAHLSGLAMLGVAGFVALILAAPYRIARITGFLDPWQDPQGVGWQLIQSLYAIGPGGLMGLGLGMSRQKFYYVPEPQTDFIFSILAEELGFIGGSFVLLLFLILLWRGFRAAITAPDMFGSLLAVGIVSMIAIQVIINVGVVTGLFPVTGITLPFISYGGSSLTLTLTAVGVLLNISRYSR from the coding sequence TTGTCAAAGGCTCGTGTTTACCCGGATTTTTTTATCATTGCTGCTTCTCTAGGCTTATTATCGATTGGTGTTGTTATGGTTTATAGTTCCAGCGCAGTGTTATCCTTCTATCAGCAGGGGGATATGTACTTTTATGTAAAGAGACAGTTTTTGTTTGCTGCTCTTGGTGTGATTGCCATGATAATTACGATGAATGTGGATTATTGGATCTGGAGAAAATGGGCAAAAACCGGATTGATTCTTTGTTTTTTTCTTCTGGTGATCGTTTTGATTCCCGGGGTGGGTTTGGTTCGAGGAGGAGCCAGCAGTTGGCTGGGAGTAGGAGCTTTTTCCCTTCAACCTTCCGAATTTATGAAATTGACTATGATTCTGTTTTTGTCTAAATGGTTATCAGAACATCAGAAGCAAATGATCTTCTTTACCAAAGGTATTATTCCGCCGCTCTCCATTGTAGGGTTTGCCTTTGCCCTGATTATGATGCAGCCTGATTTAGGAACAGGTACCATTTTGGTTGGAACCGCTGTTTTAATGATCTATGTGGCAGGAGCCAGGTTGGCTCATTTATCGGGATTAGCCATGTTGGGAGTGGCAGGTTTTGTTGCCCTAATCCTTGCAGCACCATATCGCATCGCCCGAATTACAGGATTTCTGGATCCTTGGCAAGATCCACAGGGGGTAGGGTGGCAGCTGATTCAATCCCTTTACGCCATTGGACCTGGCGGATTAATGGGATTGGGTCTGGGCATGAGCAGACAAAAATTTTATTATGTTCCCGAACCGCAAACAGATTTTATTTTTTCCATATTGGCCGAAGAATTGGGGTTTATTGGCGGTTCCTTCGTTCTTTTACTTTTTTTGATTCTCCTGTGGAGAGGATTTAGAGCGGCCATTACCGCACCGGATATGTTTGGGAGTCTATTGGCCGTAGGGATTGTCAGCATGATTGCCATTCAAGTGATTATTAATGTAGGGGTGGTGACCGGCCTTTTTCCAGTTACAGGTATCACATTGCCATTTATTAGCTACGGAGGATCATCGCTTACCTTAACCTTAACCGCTGTAGGAGTGTTACTTAATATTTCCAGATATTCGAGGTGA
- the murG gene encoding undecaprenyldiphospho-muramoylpentapeptide beta-N-acetylglucosaminyltransferase, which yields MRIIISGGGTGGHIYPALSLLKEFKKRESDIEILYVGSKHGLEADIVQKEGIPFFPLKVSGFKRKISWENLRTVYRFINGVSICKSLIRKFKPDIVIGTGGYVCAPVVYAASKLSIPTLIHEQNVIPGLTNQFLSRYVDMVAVSFSGSEQYFPAKKVKLTGNPRATEVATAEAKQGFESLHILPEKKIVLVVGGSRGARPINETFLSMIPRLVELPDFHFVYVTGEVHYEKVVQRIGEHVPTNLSVYPFLYNMPEVLAATSLIINRAGASFLAEITALGLPSILIPSPYVTNNHQEKNARWMEEQGASIMLLEKDLNEMALFQAIHDLMNDETRLIHMSIKAKSLGKPEAAELLYKEAKAMLRA from the coding sequence ATGAGGATTATCATCTCAGGGGGAGGAACAGGAGGCCATATTTATCCAGCTCTATCCCTATTGAAAGAGTTTAAAAAACGGGAGTCCGATATTGAGATTCTTTATGTAGGTTCCAAGCATGGACTAGAAGCAGATATTGTTCAGAAAGAAGGGATCCCTTTCTTTCCACTTAAAGTTTCGGGGTTTAAAAGGAAAATCTCATGGGAGAATCTTAGAACGGTGTATCGATTTATAAATGGAGTAAGCATCTGTAAATCATTGATTCGCAAGTTTAAACCGGATATCGTCATTGGGACGGGAGGTTATGTATGTGCCCCCGTTGTATATGCTGCTTCTAAACTGTCCATCCCTACTTTAATCCATGAGCAGAATGTTATACCGGGATTAACCAACCAATTTTTATCCAGATATGTGGACATGGTTGCCGTATCCTTTTCAGGTTCTGAACAATATTTTCCCGCGAAAAAAGTAAAATTGACAGGAAATCCAAGGGCAACGGAAGTAGCCACTGCTGAAGCTAAACAGGGATTTGAGTCCCTTCACATCTTACCCGAGAAGAAGATTGTTCTTGTGGTTGGTGGAAGCCGCGGTGCAAGGCCCATTAATGAAACTTTCTTATCGATGATTCCTAGATTGGTGGAGTTACCTGATTTCCACTTTGTTTATGTAACTGGTGAAGTACACTATGAAAAGGTTGTTCAGCGGATTGGTGAACATGTTCCAACCAATCTTTCTGTTTACCCTTTTTTGTATAATATGCCGGAAGTTTTGGCAGCCACCAGTTTGATCATTAATCGTGCCGGGGCCTCTTTTTTGGCAGAAATCACGGCATTGGGACTTCCATCCATATTAATCCCATCACCTTATGTAACAAATAATCATCAGGAAAAAAATGCTCGTTGGATGGAAGAACAGGGTGCATCTATCATGTTGTTAGAAAAGGATTTGAATGAAATGGCTCTGTTTCAAGCCATTCATGATCTGATGAATGATGAAACCCGTTTGATACATATGTCTATAAAGGCAAAATCCCTTGGAAAACCAGAAGCTGCTGAGCTTCTGTATAAGGAAGCAAAGGCCATGCTACGGGCATAG
- the murB gene encoding UDP-N-acetylmuramate dehydrogenase codes for MKDLISFLQENQVGEFLLEEPMSNHTTWQIGGPVDILIIPHDQTGLQKILKFLHQTDIPWTVIGRGSNLLVRDKGIRGAVIKLSHGFENLRFLGETVRVGAGYSFIKLAVMAGKEGLTGLEFAGGIPGTVGGAIYMNAGAHGSDVSRILVTVKIVKENGEPLTLTTEDLKFQYRNSILQQKKWVVVEADFQLKRGNRKEIAAAMALHKDKRRKSQPLQFPCAGSVFKNPENYYAGGLIEKAGLKGYRVGDAQISLQHANFIVNCGRATADDVLTLIEHVKEMVKEKFHVELIPEVKVVGEG; via the coding sequence ATGAAGGATCTCATAAGTTTCTTACAGGAGAACCAAGTTGGAGAGTTTTTACTTGAGGAGCCCATGTCCAATCATACCACCTGGCAAATTGGCGGACCTGTGGATATTCTCATCATTCCTCATGATCAGACTGGGTTGCAAAAAATTCTCAAATTTCTTCATCAGACTGATATACCTTGGACTGTGATTGGAAGAGGATCCAATCTGCTGGTTCGGGATAAGGGGATTCGAGGGGCTGTCATCAAATTATCCCATGGCTTTGAAAATCTCCGATTTTTGGGGGAAACTGTAAGAGTAGGTGCCGGTTATTCCTTTATAAAATTGGCAGTAATGGCAGGTAAAGAGGGTCTGACTGGACTGGAATTTGCTGGTGGAATCCCCGGAACTGTTGGTGGAGCAATATATATGAATGCGGGTGCCCATGGGTCTGATGTATCAAGAATCTTAGTAACTGTGAAGATTGTAAAGGAAAATGGGGAACCACTTACTTTGACGACCGAGGATTTAAAATTTCAGTATCGTAACTCTATTTTACAACAAAAAAAATGGGTGGTTGTTGAGGCAGACTTTCAATTAAAGCGTGGTAACAGGAAGGAAATTGCAGCGGCAATGGCATTACACAAGGATAAGAGAAGAAAATCCCAGCCCCTCCAGTTCCCTTGTGCGGGAAGTGTCTTTAAAAATCCGGAGAATTACTATGCTGGAGGATTGATTGAGAAAGCTGGTTTAAAGGGATATCGGGTGGGGGATGCGCAAATTTCTTTGCAGCATGCCAATTTTATTGTTAATTGTGGGAGGGCAACGGCCGATGATGTTCTTACACTTATTGAGCATGTAAAAGAAATGGTTAAAGAGAAATTTCATGTTGAACTGATACCTGAGGTTAAGGTGGTTGGTGAGGGGTAA